A genomic stretch from Solanum stenotomum isolate F172 chromosome 8, ASM1918654v1, whole genome shotgun sequence includes:
- the LOC125874796 gene encoding protein IQ-domain 26-like has translation MGKASRWFKGLLGMKKDKENVDNMSNSSDKRDKKRWSFGKSSKESMGVGENPVNFPGGVPAVDSNWLRSYISENEKEQSKHAIAVAAATAAAADAAVAAAQAAVAVVRLTSKGRGAMFTGGREKWAAAKIQTVFRGYLARKALRALKGLVKLQALVRGYLVRKRAAATLHSMQALIRAQAAVRSQRARRSMTNDTRHQPEIRARRSIERFDEYRSEFHSKRLSTSNDTSYDGFDESPKIVEIDTFRTKSRSRRMNNACMSESGDEQHYQAMSSPLPCPLPAHLSIPDCRHLQDVNWSFLADEQCKFASAQTTPRFAGSGRSNAPPTPAKSICGDGYFRAYANFPNYMSNTQSFRAKLRSHSAPKQRPEPGPKKRLSLNEIMASRTSFSGVRMQKSCSQVQEEYCF, from the exons ATGGGGAAAGCTTCAAGATGGTTCAAAGGGTTGCTTGGGATGAAGAAAGACAAAGAGAATGTTGACAATATGTCGAATTCATCCGACAAGAGAGATAAGAAAAGATGGAGTTTTGGTAAGTCGTCTAAAGAATCTATGGGTGTTGGGGAGAATCCGGTGAACTTTCCGGGAGGTGTGCCGGCGGTGGATTCTAATTGGCTGAGATCTTACATTTCTGAGAATGAGAAGGAGCAGAGTAAGCACGCAATTGCTGTGGCTGCAGCTACTGCGGCAGCAGCAGATGCCGCGGTAGCTGCAGCGCAGGCGGCTGTTGCGGTGGTGAGATTGACTAGCAAGGGCAGGGGTGCTATGTTTACAGGTGGGCGGGAGAAATGGGCTGCTGCTAAGATTCAAACTGTTTTCAGGGGTTATTTG gcCAGAAAAGCTCTTAGAGCTCTCAAAGGGCTGGTGAAATTGCAGGCTCTAGTAAGGGGCTACCTTGTCCGAAAAAGAGCTGCTGCAACTCTTCACAGTATGCAGGCGCTCATCAGAGCGCAGGCTGCTGTTCGATCTCAAAGAGCTCGTCGTTCAATGACTAATGACACTAGACACCAACCCGAGATCCGAGCTAGGAGGTCCATT GAAAGATTTGATGAATATAGAAGTGAATTCCATAGCAAGAGGCTTTCAACTTCGAATGATACATCGTATGATGGGTTTGATGAAAGCCCGAAAATTGTAGAAATTGACACATTCAGGACCAAATCCAGATCGCGTAGAATGAACAATGCTTGTATGTCTGAATCTGGCGATGAGCAGCATTATCAAGCTATGTCATCACCACTCCCCTGTCCACTTCCAGCTCATCTATCGATCCCAGATTGCCGTCATCTTCAGGATGTTAACTGGAGCTTTCTAGCAGACGAACAATGCAAGTTCGCCTCTGCACAAACTACTCCTCGCTTTGCAGGTTCTGGACGGTCCAACGCACCACCTACACCAGCCAAAAGCATTTGTGGTGATGGATACTTCCGAGCTTATGCCAACTTTCCTAATTACATGTCTAACACACAGTCATTTCGTGCTAAGCTACGGTCCCATAGTGCACCAAAGCAAAGACCAGAGCCAGGGCCAAAGAAGAGGCTGTCGCTGAACGAAATAATGGCATCAAGAACAAGTTTTAGTGGAGTTAGAATGCAAAAGTCTTGTTCTCAAGTGCAAGAAGAGTACTGTTTCTGA
- the LOC125874830 gene encoding protein OXIDATIVE STRESS 3 LIKE 2-like, with translation MGDGNIEMFKDKWFQCGNNLENKNCSSWMINEGDNNSQSSSSIGESSSTISILNCNSSLETMDDASSDGALSDLSTLMAQLPIKKGLSEYYEGKSESFTCLGRVTSLEDLPKKENRCNRKMKKSLYKSYTLPKPIMFKKSSRSSFLSSCYTSKRPSSSISGSRPPLIPVQRT, from the exons ATGGGTGATGGCAATATTGAGATGTTTAAAGATAAATGGTTTCAATGTGGTAATAATTTGGAGAACAAAAATTGTTCTTCATGGATGATTAATGAAGGTGATAATAATAGTCAATCGTCTTCGTCGATCGGAGAATCATCGTCAACGATTTCGATTTTAAATTGTAATTCTTCACTAGAGACCATGGATGATGCATCTTCGGATGGGGCTTTGTCCGATTTATCGACTCTTATGGCTCAATTGCCAATCAA GAAAGGGCTTTCGGAGTATTATGAGGGGAAATCGGAGTCATTTACATGTTTGGGAAGAGTTACAAGTTTAGAAGATCTTCCAAAGAAGGAAAATCGTTGTAAtaggaaaatgaagaagtcGTTATACAAGTCATATACACTTCCTAAACCAATCATGTTCAAGAAATCTTCAAGGAGTTCATTTTTATCATCTTGTTATACTAGTAAAAGACCAAGTTCTTCTATAAGCGGGAGCAGGCCACCTCTAATTCCTGTACAAAGAACCTAG
- the LOC125874834 gene encoding profilin-1-like, which produces MSWQAYVDDHLMCDLDGHRLASAAILGFDGSVWAQSPAFPKFKPEEIINIMKDFDEPGFLAPTGLFLSGAKYMVIQGEPGAVIRGKKGSGGITIKKTGQSLIFGIYEEPVTPGQCNMVVEKIGDYLIDQGY; this is translated from the exons ATGTCGTGGCAAGCCTATGTAGATGATCACTTGATGTGCGACCTTGATGGCCATCGCCTTGCCTCGGCGGCTATTCTTGGTTTTGATGGCAGCGTTTGGGCTCAAAGCCCCGCCTTCCCTAag TTTAAACCAGAGGAAATTATTAATATCATGAAAGATTTTGATGAACCTGGATTTCTTGCTCCCACTGGGCTATTCCTTAGCGGCGCAAAGTACATGGTCATCCAAGGAGAACCTGGCGCTGTCATCCGTGGCAAAAAG GGGTCTGGTGgaataacaatcaagaaaacaggCCAATCGCTGATTTTTGGTATCTACGAAGAACCAGTGACTCCAGGACAGTGTAACATGGTTGTTGAGAAAATTGGAGACTACCTCATTGACCAGGGTtattga